In the Opitutaceae bacterium genome, one interval contains:
- a CDS encoding IS66 family transposase, whose amino-acid sequence MPPAEELYAENLQLKQRLLELQAQIEWLKRQMFGGGKSEKLDPAQLQLKLGELQKLTGEVEAIQKVSYERRTPREKVPTPADKFAHLPVKETVVIEPEEVEADPAAFEQIGEERTFEVDIVPPQLFKREIIRPKYRHRMDRSRPPVVAPAPKRAIEGGFASAGLIAHVAVSKYVDHLPLYRQQRMFERWSAPISRQSMSDWIEAVAMWLMPLYHLIRQQLLAGGYVQIDETPVRCRDPDLKRGKTFQGYFWVMGRPESDVYFVWAPSRQYGEVNRLLGEDFEGLMQSDGYAAYESYAGAHDQVVWVGCWAHARRGFFEAQSENPKATRVALRLIGRLYQLECQWDEQGIDAIERSRLREKHFARTLKWLHQLALALQQRCLPNQLLGKACGYLLNQWKPLTAHLRYGRTRLDNNLIEQAIRPSAIGKKTGCSSDIPMPGALRGDLLAGCLVSTPW is encoded by the coding sequence ATGCCTCCCGCCGAAGAACTCTATGCCGAAAACCTGCAGCTCAAGCAACGGCTCTTGGAACTTCAGGCGCAGATTGAGTGGCTCAAGCGCCAGATGTTTGGCGGTGGCAAGAGCGAGAAGCTCGATCCCGCACAGCTTCAGCTCAAGCTTGGAGAGCTTCAAAAACTCACCGGCGAGGTAGAGGCGATCCAGAAGGTCAGTTACGAGCGACGAACGCCGCGCGAAAAAGTTCCCACCCCGGCTGATAAGTTCGCCCACCTGCCGGTGAAGGAAACCGTGGTCATTGAGCCCGAAGAGGTGGAGGCCGATCCGGCTGCCTTTGAGCAGATCGGCGAGGAACGCACCTTCGAGGTGGACATCGTGCCCCCGCAGTTGTTCAAGCGGGAGATTATCCGGCCCAAGTATCGGCATCGCATGGATCGTTCGCGTCCCCCGGTAGTGGCCCCGGCGCCCAAGCGGGCCATCGAGGGCGGGTTCGCCTCGGCCGGCCTGATCGCCCATGTGGCAGTGAGTAAATACGTGGACCATCTGCCTCTTTATCGCCAGCAACGCATGTTTGAGCGATGGTCGGCTCCGATCTCCCGACAGAGCATGTCCGACTGGATTGAGGCGGTCGCAATGTGGCTTATGCCTCTCTACCATTTGATCCGCCAGCAGTTGCTCGCCGGGGGATACGTGCAGATTGATGAAACACCGGTGCGTTGTCGGGACCCCGACCTCAAACGTGGGAAAACATTCCAGGGTTACTTTTGGGTGATGGGACGGCCCGAATCCGATGTCTACTTCGTCTGGGCACCTTCGCGCCAGTATGGCGAGGTCAACCGGCTGCTGGGTGAAGACTTTGAGGGGCTGATGCAATCCGACGGCTATGCGGCCTATGAGTCCTATGCCGGCGCCCATGATCAGGTCGTCTGGGTTGGCTGCTGGGCCCATGCCAGGCGCGGCTTCTTCGAGGCTCAATCCGAGAACCCCAAGGCCACCAGAGTCGCCCTGCGGCTCATCGGCCGACTCTACCAGCTGGAGTGCCAGTGGGATGAGCAAGGGATCGACGCCATCGAACGTTCCCGGCTCAGGGAGAAACACTTCGCCCGGACCCTCAAGTGGCTCCACCAACTCGCTCTGGCCTTGCAGCAACGCTGTTTGCCCAACCAGCTTCTGGGCAAGGCCTGCGGTTACCTGCTCAATCAGTGGAAGCCTCTGACTGCCCATCTTCGTTACGGGCGAACCCGGCTGGACAACAACCTGATCGAGCAGGCCATCCGCCCCTCGGCCATTGGCAAAAAAACTGGCTGTTCATCGGACATCCCGATGCCGGGAGCGCTCCGCGGTGATCTACTCGCTGGTTGTCTCGTGTCAACGCCATGGTAA
- a CDS encoding sugar phosphate isomerase/epimerase family protein, protein MPLAAFPKCFLNALVVEKTMTNEDWIDLAADQLDIDGLEFYWPTIPADTAGQEALRTRVAARGLSAPMMCYSPDFISTDPTRRQAEIGKQKEAIRGSARIGAGFCRVLSGQRNPEVSRSDGIRMVADCIGELLPFAEEQGVCLILENHYKDGYWQFPEFAQKMDVFLELLDAIPEHPFFGVNYDPSNALIAGDDPIAMLQAVKHRLKTMHASDRHLEGGTLEDLRKIDAASGLGYAAILKHGVIGRGAIDYDAVFGILREIDFHGWISIEDGDDPSVGMEHLAESAQFLRSKMKAFGVG, encoded by the coding sequence ATGCCATTGGCTGCCTTTCCCAAGTGCTTCCTCAATGCCCTCGTCGTCGAGAAAACGATGACCAATGAAGACTGGATCGACCTCGCCGCCGATCAGCTCGACATTGACGGCCTGGAATTCTACTGGCCGACGATTCCCGCCGATACCGCAGGGCAGGAGGCTCTGCGGACCCGGGTGGCAGCCCGAGGGCTTTCCGCACCCATGATGTGCTATTCGCCGGACTTCATCTCGACGGACCCCACCAGGCGGCAGGCGGAGATCGGGAAGCAGAAGGAGGCGATCCGGGGATCCGCCCGGATCGGTGCCGGCTTTTGCCGGGTCCTCAGCGGGCAGAGGAACCCGGAGGTTTCCCGCAGCGACGGCATCCGGATGGTGGCCGACTGCATCGGCGAGCTTCTCCCATTCGCCGAGGAGCAGGGGGTCTGCCTCATCCTCGAAAACCACTACAAGGATGGCTATTGGCAGTTCCCGGAATTCGCCCAGAAAATGGACGTCTTTCTCGAGCTACTCGACGCCATCCCCGAACACCCGTTCTTCGGTGTAAACTACGATCCCTCCAACGCGCTCATCGCCGGTGACGATCCCATCGCGATGCTCCAGGCGGTCAAGCATCGCCTCAAGACCATGCATGCAAGCGACCGGCACTTGGAAGGTGGCACCCTCGAGGACCTGCGCAAGATCGACGCCGCGTCCGGCCTTGGCTACGCCGCCATCCTCAAGCATGGCGTCATCGGCCGGGGGGCCATCGACTACGACGCCGTCTTCGGGATCCTGCGTGAAATCGACTTCCACGGCTGGATCAGTATCGAGGACGGCGACGACCCCTCGGTCGGGATGGAGCACCTGGCGGAATCCGCGCAGTTCCTGAGATCGAAAATGAAGGCGTTCGGGGTCGGCTGA
- the trpS gene encoding tryptophan--tRNA ligase, whose amino-acid sequence MRILSGIQSSGVLHVGNYFGMMKPAVELQDTGDAYYFIADYHSMTSVFDPELRRHYTREAALDFLACGLDPQKSVFFRQSDVPEVTELTWLLSTLTPMGLLERCHSYKDKVAKGVSPNHGLFAYPVLMAADILIYDSNVVPVGRDQKQHVEVTRDIGIKFNQTYGEVFVIPEPRIREETAVVPGVDGQKMSKSYGNTIDIFAGEKPTRKRIMSMVMDSRTPDEPKPDAEQNTAIQLLKLVAEQGVYLETLERLRAGGLGYGDLKKQLFGCLWEHFADARQRRTELQADPGYVESVLQAGAEKARSVADVVLKRARRACGLD is encoded by the coding sequence ATGCGGATACTCTCAGGAATCCAGTCGTCCGGCGTCCTTCACGTCGGCAATTACTTCGGGATGATGAAACCGGCCGTCGAGCTGCAGGACACCGGCGACGCCTACTACTTCATTGCCGATTACCATTCGATGACCTCGGTCTTCGATCCGGAGCTGCGGCGACATTATACCCGGGAAGCGGCCCTGGACTTCCTGGCGTGCGGGCTTGATCCGCAGAAATCGGTCTTCTTCCGTCAATCCGATGTTCCGGAAGTCACGGAACTGACCTGGCTGCTCTCGACGCTGACCCCGATGGGTTTGCTCGAGCGGTGTCACAGCTACAAGGACAAGGTCGCCAAAGGGGTGAGCCCCAACCACGGGCTCTTCGCCTATCCGGTGCTGATGGCGGCGGATATCCTGATCTACGATTCAAACGTGGTTCCGGTCGGGCGTGACCAGAAGCAGCATGTCGAAGTGACCCGGGATATCGGGATCAAGTTCAATCAGACCTACGGCGAGGTCTTCGTCATTCCCGAACCCAGGATCCGCGAGGAGACCGCGGTGGTTCCCGGGGTTGATGGTCAGAAGATGAGCAAGAGCTACGGGAATACGATCGACATCTTTGCCGGGGAGAAGCCGACCCGGAAGCGGATCATGAGCATGGTCATGGACAGCCGGACCCCCGATGAACCCAAGCCGGACGCGGAGCAGAATACGGCCATCCAATTGCTCAAGCTAGTCGCGGAGCAGGGCGTCTACCTCGAGACTCTGGAACGCCTGCGGGCGGGGGGGCTCGGTTACGGCGACCTGAAGAAGCAGCTTTTCGGGTGCCTCTGGGAGCATTTCGCAGACGCCCGTCAGCGCCGGACTGAACTCCAGGCCGACCCCGGCTACGTGGAATCCGTCCTCCAGGCCGGAGCCGAGAAGGCCCGCAGTGTGGCCGACGTCGTCCTCAAGCGGGCACGCCGGGCCTGCGGCCTGGATTGA
- a CDS encoding Gfo/Idh/MocA family oxidoreductase encodes MSSTKPIRAAVIGCGHIGTQHAQFLAQTSRSTLKWVADVSADAVRQLAEATGTSATTDPEDIFRDPEVDAVWICTHHDSHRSLAIRAAEAGKDVFIEKPLALTIEDATAIVEAVETAGVRATTGFKFRHYPAVILARSFMPKPLMTLAHVVDDEWPEGHWANDPTRGGGNVLSEGVHILDLVSHLHRGPPVRLYAEGGRLMHTKAFNPDHAVITLTFPEGAIAAVAIGESGQPPLTSKFGIQMSDGRRSLNLHHRLTALEMRGPEGNASHHDPGEVGIEAIDAAFLDALIHGTTPSCTARDGLRATALVLAAFESMNRRTPIDLTRPPFVDVMRHPE; translated from the coding sequence GTGAGTTCCACCAAGCCCATTCGTGCTGCCGTCATCGGCTGCGGACATATCGGCACGCAGCACGCGCAGTTCCTCGCCCAGACCAGTCGATCCACTCTCAAATGGGTCGCCGACGTCTCTGCCGACGCGGTCAGGCAACTCGCAGAAGCAACCGGAACATCCGCAACGACAGACCCGGAAGACATCTTCAGGGACCCCGAGGTCGACGCGGTGTGGATCTGCACCCATCACGACAGCCATCGTTCCCTAGCCATCCGGGCCGCCGAGGCCGGGAAAGACGTCTTTATCGAGAAGCCACTCGCCCTGACCATTGAGGATGCCACTGCCATCGTGGAGGCGGTCGAAACGGCCGGGGTCAGGGCCACCACGGGCTTCAAGTTCCGCCATTATCCCGCGGTCATCCTGGCGCGCTCCTTCATGCCGAAACCGCTCATGACCCTGGCCCACGTGGTCGACGACGAATGGCCGGAGGGTCATTGGGCGAATGACCCAACCCGGGGCGGAGGAAACGTCCTTTCCGAGGGAGTCCATATCCTCGACCTCGTGTCTCACCTTCATCGCGGACCACCGGTCCGCCTCTACGCCGAGGGGGGGCGGCTCATGCACACAAAGGCCTTCAACCCCGACCACGCAGTCATCACCCTGACCTTCCCGGAAGGAGCGATCGCCGCCGTTGCCATCGGGGAATCCGGCCAGCCTCCCCTCACCTCGAAGTTCGGCATCCAGATGAGTGACGGCCGCCGCAGCCTGAACCTGCATCATCGCCTGACCGCGCTGGAAATGCGTGGTCCGGAAGGCAATGCCTCCCATCACGATCCCGGGGAGGTCGGAATCGAGGCCATCGATGCGGCCTTCCTCGACGCTCTCATCCATGGGACCACCCCGTCCTGCACCGCGAGAGACGGCCTGCGGGCGACCGCCCTGGTTCTGGCCGCCTTCGAATCCATGAATCGACGCACCCCGATTGATCTGACCCGGCCTCCGTTCGTCGATGTCATGAGGCATCCGGAATGA
- the tnpB gene encoding IS66 family insertion sequence element accessory protein TnpB (TnpB, as the term is used for proteins encoded by IS66 family insertion elements, is considered an accessory protein, since TnpC, encoded by a neighboring gene, is a DDE family transposase.) yields MLAFPAGLRIFLALEAVDMRKQFNGLWAVASEKLREDPKSGAVFAFTNKKRDRLKLLYWDGTGVWVLAKRLEAGRFSWPRDRTGGKLAMSPEALTMLIAGIDLKKGMQKAWYER; encoded by the coding sequence ATGCTGGCGTTCCCGGCGGGGCTTCGGATCTTCCTGGCGTTGGAAGCGGTGGATATGCGCAAGCAGTTCAACGGGCTCTGGGCGGTGGCCAGTGAAAAACTCCGGGAGGATCCCAAGAGCGGAGCGGTCTTTGCCTTCACCAACAAGAAGCGCGACCGGCTCAAGCTGCTCTACTGGGATGGAACCGGTGTCTGGGTTCTGGCCAAGAGGTTGGAGGCTGGACGGTTCAGTTGGCCCAGGGATCGCACGGGAGGCAAGCTTGCGATGAGTCCGGAAGCCTTGACCATGCTCATCGCCGGAATCGACCTTAAAAAAGGCATGCAAAAAGCGTGGTATGAACGATAA
- a CDS encoding carbohydrate ABC transporter permease, with product MKRGVLQSVLQPTRLEPGTSPGRGAAVVVRIIVTYLVLILLGGLFSIPIIWMVSTSLHSLNGVFSQPFKWLPDPVHWENYRRAVSILPFPRFLLNTVMITAPVMGATLVSSALVAYGFARFRFPGRDLLFAVCLATMMLPGQVTMIPLYIVFAHLGWIDTYLPLIVPSLFGSPFYIFLLRQFFLTIPVDSEEAAFIDGAGRLRIWWSIILPQARPALATVLIFSFIGTWNDFFGPLVYLNSPEKATLTLGLNLMKTQILGSGVVEWNTLMAASLLVLLPNIIIFALAQRQFVQGITMGGGKT from the coding sequence ATGAAGAGGGGTGTGCTCCAGTCCGTCCTTCAGCCGACCCGGCTCGAGCCCGGAACCTCTCCCGGCCGCGGCGCCGCGGTCGTCGTGCGGATCATCGTCACCTATCTTGTCCTCATCCTGCTTGGGGGACTCTTCAGTATCCCCATCATCTGGATGGTCAGCACCTCATTGCACAGTCTGAACGGGGTGTTCAGCCAACCGTTCAAGTGGTTGCCGGATCCGGTCCATTGGGAGAACTACCGACGGGCGGTCAGCATCCTGCCATTTCCCCGGTTTCTCCTCAACACCGTCATGATCACCGCTCCGGTCATGGGGGCGACGTTGGTCTCGTCGGCCCTGGTCGCCTACGGCTTTGCCCGGTTCCGGTTTCCCGGCCGCGACCTTCTCTTCGCTGTCTGCCTCGCCACCATGATGCTCCCCGGCCAGGTCACGATGATCCCGCTCTACATTGTTTTCGCCCATCTTGGCTGGATCGACACTTATCTGCCCCTCATCGTGCCCAGTCTCTTCGGATCTCCGTTCTATATCTTTCTCCTTCGCCAGTTCTTCCTCACCATTCCGGTTGACTCGGAAGAGGCCGCCTTCATTGACGGGGCCGGCCGCTTGCGGATCTGGTGGAGCATCATTCTGCCGCAGGCCCGTCCGGCCCTGGCCACCGTCCTCATCTTCAGTTTCATCGGAACCTGGAACGACTTCTTCGGACCACTGGTCTATCTGAACAGCCCGGAGAAAGCCACCCTGACCCTCGGCCTCAATCTGATGAAGACACAGATCCTGGGTTCGGGCGTTGTCGAGTGGAACACTCTCATGGCCGCATCGCTGCTCGTTCTCCTCCCCAACATCATCATCTTTGCCCTCGCCCAGCGCCAATTTGTCCAAGGCATCACAATGGGGGGCGGAAAAACATGA
- a CDS encoding extracellular solute-binding protein produces MRSFNLPENRWLTPLARFLIAVAIVGVLPGCRRSETAGRPVVTFNCPANAQEIAELREDLPVFLESSGIEVKLNPFSGEEKLYAMMAARQAPDIFYTNSAVRDRLAAEGRLLDLSPFIAGDPVLSAFPAGVIDAARSVDGGLYSIPNYTHTCGVYYNRAAFAEAGLEPPRTDWTWDEMRAAAIRLTAEPEADGRIDRYGIFIPAHFIEMLEQMNHAPIHRNTLFLEISPQARQVHEDYLALIRDGVMPDIRRVQALGMQAAQMLQSGRVAMLVEGVPHPGIVDTLTIDWGLAPLPRFGDLEPRYFKSDSGGLSISSATRFPEAAWRSLIWLVAEAPAYQPNPILDGTEFADEWVARHPRAEGTGFREVWDLSLRYAAGDPRYFVRFSSWTTNAILTRFQPLLDQLWSGAIGPADLEAAVPGINLEVRRELDRQLRSRSLLPGFRDAIEAALVEADAASSNLIPP; encoded by the coding sequence ATGAGATCATTCAACCTGCCCGAAAACCGATGGCTCACCCCACTCGCCCGGTTCCTCATAGCCGTCGCAATCGTCGGAGTTCTGCCGGGCTGCCGACGGTCGGAAACAGCCGGTCGGCCCGTCGTCACTTTCAATTGCCCGGCCAATGCCCAGGAGATCGCGGAACTCCGGGAGGATCTCCCCGTCTTTCTCGAATCCTCCGGAATCGAAGTGAAACTCAACCCCTTCAGCGGCGAGGAGAAACTCTACGCTATGATGGCGGCCCGGCAGGCTCCGGATATCTTTTATACCAACAGCGCCGTCCGGGACCGGCTGGCCGCCGAGGGCCGTCTCCTCGACCTGAGCCCCTTCATCGCGGGTGACCCTGTTCTCTCCGCCTTCCCGGCTGGAGTCATCGATGCCGCCCGCTCGGTTGACGGAGGCCTCTACTCCATCCCCAACTACACCCACACCTGCGGTGTCTACTACAACCGGGCCGCCTTCGCGGAGGCCGGTCTCGAACCGCCCCGAACCGACTGGACCTGGGACGAGATGCGTGCCGCCGCGATCCGCCTGACCGCAGAGCCGGAGGCCGACGGCCGAATCGATCGCTACGGGATCTTCATCCCCGCCCACTTCATCGAGATGCTGGAGCAGATGAACCACGCGCCGATCCACCGAAACACTCTCTTCCTCGAAATCTCACCCCAGGCCCGCCAGGTTCATGAGGACTACCTTGCCCTGATCCGGGACGGGGTCATGCCGGACATCCGACGGGTCCAGGCCCTCGGCATGCAGGCCGCCCAGATGCTCCAATCCGGCCGTGTCGCCATGCTGGTCGAAGGAGTCCCTCATCCTGGAATTGTCGATACGTTGACCATCGATTGGGGACTGGCGCCCCTTCCCCGATTCGGAGACCTCGAACCCCGCTACTTCAAGTCCGACAGCGGGGGCCTTTCGATCAGCAGTGCCACCAGGTTCCCGGAAGCCGCCTGGAGGTCGCTCATCTGGCTCGTCGCCGAAGCCCCGGCCTATCAGCCCAACCCGATTCTCGACGGAACCGAATTCGCCGACGAATGGGTCGCCCGACACCCCCGGGCGGAAGGGACCGGTTTCCGCGAGGTCTGGGATCTGAGTTTGCGTTACGCCGCTGGCGATCCCCGTTACTTCGTCCGCTTTTCCTCGTGGACCACCAATGCGATCCTCACCCGCTTCCAGCCTCTCCTCGACCAACTCTGGTCCGGTGCGATCGGTCCGGCCGATCTCGAAGCTGCCGTGCCCGGGATCAACCTCGAGGTACGACGTGAGCTGGACCGGCAGTTGCGTTCGCGCTCACTGCTTCCGGGATTCCGGGACGCTATTGAGGCGGCGCTCGTGGAGGCGGACGCCGCGTCATCCAACCTGATTCCGCCATGA
- a CDS encoding UDP-N-acetylglucosamine diphosphorylase, translating to MKAADFFDLPDSLPFADFFSPEATPWAWVTGIKAALSQLERSLPPDLPPGVHITGAVHIDPSVRLPNHCTIVGPAWIGSDTEIRPGAYIRGHVIVGRGCVLGNACEFKNALLLDGVKVPHFSYVGDSVLGNRSHLGAGVICSNIRLDEQPIALHLPSGTVETGLRKLGAMLGDGAEIGCNAVLQPGTLIGRRSLVFPLTPFSGFLDHGQMAGSRADIRRVPRRG from the coding sequence GTGAAAGCTGCCGATTTCTTCGATTTACCGGACTCCCTGCCTTTTGCAGATTTCTTCAGTCCGGAGGCGACTCCCTGGGCCTGGGTGACCGGGATCAAGGCCGCGTTGAGTCAGCTTGAACGCAGCCTGCCGCCGGATCTGCCGCCGGGTGTGCACATCACAGGGGCGGTTCACATCGACCCATCCGTGCGGCTTCCCAACCATTGCACCATTGTCGGCCCGGCCTGGATCGGTTCCGATACGGAGATCCGTCCGGGTGCCTATATCCGCGGCCATGTCATCGTGGGGCGGGGGTGTGTTCTGGGCAATGCCTGCGAGTTCAAGAACGCCCTGCTTCTCGACGGGGTCAAGGTGCCTCATTTCAGTTATGTCGGAGACAGCGTGCTCGGGAATCGCAGCCACCTCGGGGCGGGCGTGATCTGCTCGAATATCCGGCTGGATGAACAACCCATCGCCCTTCACCTTCCCTCCGGGACGGTGGAGACCGGTCTGCGCAAGCTGGGGGCGATGCTCGGTGACGGGGCGGAGATCGGCTGCAACGCGGTCCTGCAGCCGGGCACGCTGATCGGCCGGCGGTCTCTGGTCTTTCCGTTGACTCCGTTCAGCGGCTTTCTCGATCATGGGCAGATGGCGGGCAGTCGCGCGGATATCCGACGCGTTCCGAGGCGGGGCTGA
- a CDS encoding sugar ABC transporter permease: protein MNREALKGYAFILPWLLGFVLLTAGPMAYSLYLSFTASNLLSPPEWIGLENYRRMLVEDPLFYRSLFNTGFYAGLSVPLGLILSIALALILNAPVRGIGFFRTLFFLPSVTNMVAVAVLWTWIFNPEFGLLNSGLRVIGIDGPYWMQSDAWAKPALILMSLWTVGGQMIIFLAALQGVPSEMLEAAALDGAGRRRRFFAVTLPMISPAILFNLIMGLIGALQVFTQAFVMTGGVQPGSEGGPNNSTLFVVLYIYKKAFQEFDMGYASAMSWGLFVIVITLTALAWRLSRDRVHYSGR from the coding sequence ATGAATAGAGAAGCGCTCAAAGGCTACGCATTCATCCTGCCCTGGCTGCTCGGATTCGTTCTCCTGACGGCGGGACCGATGGCCTATTCACTCTATCTCAGTTTCACCGCCTCCAACCTCCTCTCGCCGCCGGAGTGGATCGGATTGGAAAACTACCGGAGGATGCTTGTCGAGGATCCTCTTTTCTACCGCAGTCTGTTCAACACCGGATTCTATGCCGGCTTGAGTGTTCCACTCGGCCTCATCCTTTCCATCGCCCTTGCCCTCATCCTGAACGCACCGGTCCGCGGTATCGGTTTTTTCAGGACGCTGTTCTTCCTGCCCTCGGTCACCAACATGGTGGCGGTGGCGGTCCTCTGGACCTGGATCTTCAATCCCGAATTCGGCCTGCTCAATTCGGGCCTGCGCGTCATCGGGATCGACGGACCCTACTGGATGCAGAGCGATGCCTGGGCCAAACCCGCCCTGATCCTCATGTCACTCTGGACGGTCGGGGGACAGATGATCATTTTCCTTGCCGCCCTCCAGGGGGTTCCTTCCGAGATGCTTGAGGCGGCGGCACTGGATGGTGCCGGCCGTCGCCGTCGGTTTTTCGCGGTGACCCTGCCGATGATCTCTCCGGCGATTCTCTTCAATCTGATCATGGGCCTGATCGGCGCCCTTCAGGTCTTCACCCAGGCCTTTGTCATGACAGGCGGAGTTCAACCGGGCAGTGAAGGCGGTCCCAACAACTCCACCCTTTTCGTCGTCCTCTATATCTACAAGAAGGCGTTTCAGGAGTTCGACATGGGGTACGCGTCGGCCATGTCCTGGGGCCTCTTCGTCATCGTGATCACCCTCACAGCCCTGGCTTGGCGCCTCTCCCGCGACCGGGTCCATTATTCCGGACGATGA